Proteins from one Listeria innocua genomic window:
- the pheS gene encoding phenylalanine--tRNA ligase subunit alpha, producing the protein MLEQLQTLKSEAETQINEAADLKTLNDLRVKYLGKKGPMTEIMKQMGKLSAEERPKMGSLANEVRTALTEAISSKQEILETAAINEKLKSETIDVTLPGTAPSIGTKHLLTQVIEEMEDMFIGMGYEIAEGPEVELDYYNFEALNLPKDHPARDMQDSFYITENTLLRTQTSPVQARTMEKHDFSKGPIKVICPGKVYRRDNDDATHSHQFTQIEGLVVGENITFADLKGTLTVLAKTMFGEEREIRLRPSFFPFTEPSVEMDISCFKCGGKGCRVCKGTGWIEILGSGMVHPNVLEMSGIDSTRYSGFAFGLGPERVAMLKYAVDDIRHLYTNDLRFTKQFQSTETGEI; encoded by the coding sequence ATGTTAGAGCAATTACAAACGCTGAAAAGTGAAGCAGAAACGCAAATTAACGAAGCAGCAGACTTAAAAACATTGAACGACTTACGGGTAAAATACCTTGGTAAAAAAGGCCCGATGACCGAAATCATGAAACAAATGGGGAAACTTTCCGCAGAAGAAAGACCAAAAATGGGTTCACTTGCTAATGAAGTAAGAACAGCCTTAACAGAAGCGATTTCCAGCAAACAAGAAATTCTGGAAACAGCAGCAATTAATGAAAAATTAAAATCAGAAACAATCGATGTTACTTTACCAGGCACAGCGCCAAGCATCGGAACAAAACATTTACTAACACAAGTAATTGAAGAAATGGAAGATATGTTCATTGGTATGGGTTATGAAATCGCAGAAGGACCAGAAGTAGAACTGGATTACTATAACTTCGAAGCATTAAACCTTCCAAAAGATCACCCAGCTCGTGATATGCAAGATAGCTTCTATATTACAGAAAATACTTTATTACGTACTCAAACATCACCTGTACAAGCAAGAACGATGGAAAAACATGATTTCTCTAAGGGACCAATCAAAGTTATCTGTCCAGGTAAGGTATACCGCCGCGACAACGATGATGCAACTCACTCCCACCAATTCACGCAAATCGAAGGGCTAGTTGTTGGTGAAAACATCACTTTTGCTGATTTAAAAGGGACGCTGACTGTTCTCGCTAAAACCATGTTTGGTGAAGAACGCGAAATTCGCCTTCGTCCATCATTCTTCCCATTCACTGAGCCGTCTGTTGAAATGGATATTTCTTGTTTCAAATGTGGTGGTAAAGGTTGCCGCGTTTGTAAAGGAACAGGTTGGATTGAAATTTTAGGAAGCGGTATGGTACATCCAAACGTACTAGAAATGTCCGGTATTGATTCCACTCGTTACAGCGGATTTGCTTTTGGCTTAGGACCTGAACGTGTTGCGATGTTGAAATACGCAGTGGATGATATTCGCCACTTATATACGAATGATTTACGCTTTACGAAGCAATTCCAAAGCACAGAAACGGGGGAAATCTAA